One genomic region from uncultured Subdoligranulum sp. encodes:
- a CDS encoding family 10 glycosylhydrolase, with translation MSRLGWALAALVLLLSVLAAPLLFSPAAPVPETAAPTPSPAPAVTAVPAARDRPYRAVWVSYLEWQQMDFSSADAFSRDIAAMLDNIASVGATVVLAQVRPFGDALYPSRYFPFSHLCTGTQGQDPGFDPLALLVQAAHARDLKLEAWVNPYRIQAGGVPALCDESPAITHPDWVKETQSGSYLDPANPAVRQYIADGVEELCQNYDLDGIHFDDYFYPTTSAAFDAAEYAAADTGLSLEDWRRDNVNALMALCHGVTARYGLRLGVAPLGDPDLCYDGQYSDAALWLAQGGYVDYLMPQLYWGLTYTQDGDTAHSLDTLAARWADLPRNGGVALYVGLGAYRIGDGDGSTAGAAEWQSGHALADQLDALESLGIGGVGLYRYASLWENTGWPELAQAERQALAARWVTDSPGY, from the coding sequence ATGTCTCGTCTGGGTTGGGCGCTGGCCGCCCTCGTCCTGCTTCTCTCGGTGCTGGCGGCGCCGCTGCTCTTCTCTCCCGCCGCGCCTGTCCCCGAAACCGCTGCCCCCACCCCCAGCCCGGCGCCCGCCGTCACCGCTGTTCCCGCCGCCCGGGACAGGCCTTATCGCGCCGTCTGGGTCAGCTATCTGGAATGGCAGCAGATGGATTTTTCCAGTGCCGACGCCTTCTCCCGGGACATTGCCGCCATGCTGGACAACATCGCGTCGGTGGGGGCCACCGTGGTGCTGGCCCAGGTGCGGCCCTTCGGGGATGCGCTGTATCCAAGCCGCTACTTCCCCTTCAGTCACCTCTGCACCGGCACCCAGGGCCAGGACCCCGGCTTCGACCCGCTGGCTCTGCTGGTACAGGCTGCCCACGCCCGGGACCTGAAACTGGAAGCCTGGGTCAACCCCTACCGCATCCAGGCGGGGGGCGTGCCCGCCCTCTGCGACGAGAGCCCCGCCATAACCCACCCCGACTGGGTCAAAGAGACCCAATCGGGCAGCTATCTCGACCCCGCCAACCCCGCCGTGCGGCAGTACATCGCCGACGGCGTGGAGGAACTGTGCCAAAACTACGACCTGGACGGCATCCATTTTGACGACTACTTCTACCCCACCACTTCCGCCGCCTTTGATGCGGCCGAGTACGCCGCGGCGGACACCGGCCTCTCGCTGGAGGACTGGCGGCGGGACAACGTGAACGCCCTTATGGCCCTCTGCCACGGCGTCACCGCCCGGTACGGCCTGCGGCTGGGGGTGGCCCCCCTGGGCGACCCCGACCTCTGCTACGACGGCCAATACAGCGACGCCGCCCTGTGGCTGGCACAGGGCGGCTACGTGGACTATCTGATGCCCCAGCTCTACTGGGGGCTGACGTATACGCAGGACGGCGACACCGCCCACAGTCTGGATACGCTGGCCGCCCGCTGGGCAGACTTGCCCCGGAACGGGGGCGTGGCCCTCTATGTGGGGCTGGGCGCCTACCGCATCGGCGACGGGGACGGCTCCACGGCCGGCGCCGCCGAATGGCAGAGCGGCCACGCCCTGGCCGACCAGCTGGACGCCCTGGAATCCCTGGGCATCGGCGGGGTGGGGCTCTACCGCTACGCTTCCCTGTGGGAAAACACCGGCTGGCCCGAGCTGGCCCAAGCCGAACGGCAGGCACTGGCGGCCCGGTGGGTCACAGATTCCCCCGGGTATTGA
- a CDS encoding winged helix-turn-helix domain-containing protein: MSNAIALQEVFVSPSNTRPLLRRARRLTDFRFKDLHLDLRAHRVFRGEEEVALTPREYALLETLVRNRNIVLTRSQLLTDAWGYDYIGASRTVDVHINRVRRKLGLEQDIQTVFKVGYRLNTRGNL, encoded by the coding sequence ATGTCCAACGCCATTGCATTGCAGGAAGTTTTTGTTTCGCCGTCCAACACCCGGCCGCTGCTGCGGCGGGCGCGGCGGCTGACGGATTTCCGGTTCAAGGACCTGCATCTCGACCTGCGGGCCCACCGGGTGTTCCGCGGCGAGGAGGAAGTGGCGCTGACGCCCCGGGAATACGCCCTGCTGGAAACGCTGGTGCGCAACCGCAACATAGTGCTGACCCGCAGCCAGCTGCTGACCGACGCCTGGGGGTATGATTATATCGGGGCCAGCCGCACGGTGGATGTGCACATCAACCGGGTGCGGCGCAAGCTGGGGCTGGAACAGGACATCCAGACGGTGTTCAAGGTGGGCTACCGCCTCAATACCCGGGGGAATCTGTGA
- the ftsH gene encoding ATP-dependent zinc metalloprotease FtsH yields the protein MKETTPPKDPKKKLWIGYAVILVLLLLGNIFLFPAMMQASVKSVNYSTFLQMLEDKQLTTVQLEDQQIYFVDNQDQAYKTNAIAQDGDLVNRLENAGVEFGTVYQNPTIWDSLLNLILSMLPVIVLFWFANRWLAKRMQGMGGANAMLFGGKSGAKQYVVDDKTGIKFQDVAGEDEAKESLQEIVDFLHNPKKYEDIGAKMPKGVLLVGPPGTGKTLLARAVAGEAGVPFFSIAGSEFVEMFVGMGASKVRDLFKQAGEKAPCIVFIDEIDTIGKKRDGAGAVGGNDEREQTLNQLLTEMDGFDATKGVVILAATNRPESLDPALTRPGRFDRRVPVELPDLKGRESILRLHAKKVKLGPDCDFAIVARMTPGASGAELANIINEAALCAVRHRRKAVTQFDLQEAVDTILAGAQKKNKILNDKEKCIVAYHEVGHALVAALQTHSAPVQKITIVPRTSGALGFTMQVDEGDHTLMTREEILNKIATFTGGRAAEELIFHSITTGASNDIEQATKLARAAVTRYGMTDDFDMVALETVNNAYLGGDASLACSQQTAAAVDAKVVELVKEAHQKALKLLAENKRKLDEIAQYLYEKETISGEEFMRILNAQPQLPAPHPADSTKESQ from the coding sequence ATGAAAGAAACGACCCCTCCCAAAGATCCCAAGAAAAAACTCTGGATCGGCTATGCCGTGATCCTGGTGTTGCTGCTGCTGGGCAACATCTTTCTGTTCCCTGCTATGATGCAGGCCAGCGTGAAAAGCGTCAACTACAGCACCTTCCTTCAGATGCTGGAGGACAAGCAGCTGACCACCGTCCAGCTGGAAGATCAGCAGATCTACTTTGTGGACAACCAGGACCAGGCCTACAAGACCAACGCCATCGCCCAGGACGGCGACCTCGTGAACCGGCTGGAAAACGCCGGGGTGGAGTTCGGCACGGTCTACCAGAATCCCACCATCTGGGATTCTCTGCTCAACCTGATCCTCAGCATGCTGCCCGTGATCGTGCTGTTCTGGTTCGCCAACCGCTGGCTGGCCAAACGGATGCAGGGCATGGGTGGCGCCAACGCCATGCTGTTCGGAGGCAAGTCCGGCGCCAAGCAGTACGTGGTGGACGACAAGACCGGCATCAAGTTCCAGGACGTGGCCGGCGAGGACGAGGCCAAGGAAAGCCTGCAGGAGATCGTGGATTTCCTGCACAACCCCAAGAAATACGAGGACATCGGCGCTAAGATGCCCAAGGGCGTGCTGCTGGTGGGCCCTCCGGGTACCGGCAAGACGCTGCTGGCCCGGGCCGTGGCCGGTGAGGCCGGCGTGCCCTTCTTCTCCATCGCGGGCAGCGAGTTCGTGGAGATGTTCGTGGGCATGGGCGCCTCCAAGGTGCGGGACCTCTTCAAGCAGGCCGGCGAGAAAGCCCCCTGCATCGTCTTCATCGATGAGATCGATACCATCGGCAAGAAGCGTGACGGCGCCGGGGCCGTGGGCGGCAACGACGAGCGGGAACAGACGCTGAACCAGCTGCTCACCGAAATGGACGGCTTCGACGCCACCAAGGGCGTGGTGATCCTGGCCGCCACCAACCGCCCCGAATCCCTGGACCCGGCGCTGACCCGTCCCGGCCGTTTTGACCGCCGTGTGCCGGTGGAACTGCCCGACCTGAAAGGCCGGGAGAGCATCCTGCGGCTCCACGCCAAAAAGGTGAAACTGGGCCCCGACTGCGACTTTGCCATCGTGGCCCGCATGACCCCCGGTGCTTCCGGCGCCGAGCTGGCCAACATCATCAACGAGGCGGCCCTCTGCGCCGTGCGTCACCGCCGCAAGGCCGTGACCCAGTTCGACCTCCAGGAGGCGGTGGACACCATCCTGGCGGGCGCCCAGAAGAAGAACAAGATTTTGAACGACAAGGAAAAGTGCATCGTGGCCTACCACGAGGTGGGCCATGCCCTGGTGGCGGCCCTCCAGACCCACAGCGCCCCCGTGCAGAAGATCACCATCGTGCCCCGCACCTCGGGCGCCCTGGGCTTCACCATGCAGGTGGACGAGGGGGACCACACCCTCATGACCCGGGAGGAGATCCTCAACAAGATCGCCACCTTTACCGGCGGCCGGGCGGCCGAGGAGCTGATCTTCCACTCCATCACCACCGGCGCCTCCAACGACATTGAGCAGGCCACCAAGCTGGCCCGGGCGGCGGTGACCCGCTACGGCATGACCGACGACTTCGACATGGTGGCCCTGGAAACGGTGAACAACGCCTATCTGGGCGGCGACGCCAGCCTGGCCTGCAGCCAGCAGACCGCCGCGGCGGTGGACGCCAAGGTGGTGGAGCTGGTAAAGGAAGCCCACCAGAAAGCCCTCAAGCTGCTGGCGGAGAATAAACGGAAACTGGATGAGATCGCCCAGTATTTGTATGAAAAGGAGACCATCTCGGGCGAAGAATTCATGCGGATTTTGAACGCACAGCCGCAATTACCGGCCCCGCATCCGGCAGATTCCACAAAAGAAAGCCAGTAA
- a CDS encoding phosphopantetheine-binding protein: MTFEELQELLAEQFSCDTAELNRSVALSDLGADHEDMVELAWALGEALGVEIDESELNVDMTIGELWRFVVDQAENAEA; encoded by the coding sequence GTGACGTTCGAGGAACTGCAGGAGCTTTTGGCCGAACAGTTCAGCTGTGATACGGCGGAACTGAACCGGAGCGTAGCGCTCAGCGACCTGGGCGCCGACCATGAGGACATGGTGGAACTGGCCTGGGCGCTGGGGGAAGCGCTGGGCGTCGAGATCGACGAGAGCGAACTGAACGTGGATATGACGATCGGTGAACTGTGGCGCTTTGTCGTTGACCAGGCAGAAAACGCCGAAGCGTAA
- a CDS encoding L,D-transpeptidase: MTIVRRIIPLVLAATILAGCSRKPKDPDPVPTPAVTATPTPAPTATPESALVMATASTNATKDAPQVTDPTTWDEAGKALMESLAEQFAGDGMTLDAQEGFPYLVAVNRAASTVTVYTADEDNRYTVPFMAMVCSGGEDTPTGYWTTPVNYDWRLLMGPSYGQYATRIYGGYLFHSVPYYSQHKDDVEYDEFNELGSLASLGCIRLAVVDVKWIYDNCPIGTPVVIYDDAENPGPMGKPGTIYTDPKDEDKRGWDPTDPDPANPWDDSYLTGTAIRSQEAWDQWDAEHENWLSSLTPTDLQGWSTDSSIVGTRG; this comes from the coding sequence ATGACGATTGTACGCCGCATCATTCCGCTGGTGCTTGCCGCAACGATACTGGCGGGCTGTTCCCGCAAACCGAAGGACCCGGACCCGGTTCCCACGCCGGCGGTGACGGCCACGCCCACGCCGGCGCCCACCGCCACGCCGGAAAGTGCGCTGGTGATGGCCACGGCTTCGACGAACGCCACCAAGGACGCGCCCCAGGTCACCGATCCCACCACCTGGGACGAGGCGGGCAAGGCACTGATGGAATCGCTGGCCGAGCAGTTTGCCGGCGACGGCATGACGCTGGACGCCCAGGAAGGTTTTCCGTATCTCGTGGCGGTGAACCGGGCGGCCAGCACGGTGACGGTGTACACGGCGGACGAGGACAACCGGTACACGGTGCCTTTCATGGCGATGGTATGCAGCGGCGGCGAGGACACGCCCACCGGTTACTGGACCACGCCGGTGAACTATGACTGGCGGCTGCTGATGGGCCCCAGCTACGGGCAGTACGCCACCCGGATTTATGGCGGGTACCTGTTCCACAGCGTGCCCTACTACAGCCAGCACAAGGACGACGTGGAGTACGACGAGTTCAACGAGCTGGGCAGTCTGGCCAGCCTGGGCTGCATCCGGCTGGCGGTGGTGGACGTGAAGTGGATCTATGACAACTGTCCCATCGGCACGCCGGTGGTGATCTACGACGACGCCGAGAACCCCGGCCCCATGGGCAAGCCGGGGACGATCTACACCGACCCGAAAGACGAGGATAAGCGGGGCTGGGATCCCACCGACCCCGACCCGGCCAATCCCTGGGACGACAGTTACCTCACCGGCACGGCCATCCGCAGCCAGGAGGCCTGGGACCAGTGGGACGCCGAGCATGAGAACTGGCTGTCCAGCCTGACCCCCACCGACCTCCAGGGCTGGAGCACCGATTCCAGCATCGTGGGTACGCGGGGATGA
- a CDS encoding pyridoxal phosphate-dependent aminotransferase gives MIAQHYKDMLGAKSVIREISEWSTARGKEIGYDNVFDYSLGNPSVPCPPQFTEACLDLLEHTDPVALHGYTPTLTLPEVRAQVAESLNRRFGMDYTADHIFMTSGAAGALAHAVRCVAVPGQNVVTFAPFFPEYKPYMEGAGLTLRVAPPRVEDFQINFEALDGLVDENTAAVLINSPNNPSGVAYSAETLTRLADYLTAAGKKYGHHIFLISDEPYREISFGGVEVPYPAKFYADTLTCYSFSKSLSVPGERIGYVAVNPHAEDAAYIVPMCGQISRGTGHNCPSGLFQWAVGRCIDLTSDLKVYETNMNLIYDELKKLGFTVNKPDGTFYIFPKALEEDANAFCRKAMAYDLALVPGDTFGCPGYFRMAYCIGTDKVRRSFAALEKFVHEVYGVEI, from the coding sequence ATGATTGCGCAGCACTACAAAGATATGCTGGGAGCGAAGTCGGTGATTCGGGAAATTTCCGAATGGAGCACGGCGCGGGGCAAGGAGATCGGATACGACAACGTATTTGACTATTCGCTGGGCAATCCGTCGGTACCCTGTCCGCCGCAGTTCACCGAAGCCTGCCTGGACCTGCTGGAACACACCGACCCGGTGGCGCTGCACGGGTACACTCCCACGCTGACGCTGCCGGAGGTTCGCGCCCAGGTGGCGGAAAGCCTGAACCGGCGTTTCGGGATGGACTACACGGCGGACCACATCTTCATGACTTCGGGCGCGGCGGGCGCGCTGGCCCATGCCGTGCGTTGCGTGGCGGTGCCGGGCCAGAACGTGGTGACCTTTGCGCCGTTTTTCCCGGAATACAAGCCCTACATGGAGGGCGCCGGGCTGACGCTGCGTGTGGCGCCGCCCCGTGTGGAGGACTTCCAGATCAACTTTGAGGCGCTGGACGGTCTCGTGGACGAGAACACCGCCGCGGTGCTGATCAACTCGCCCAACAATCCCAGCGGCGTGGCCTACAGCGCCGAGACGCTGACCCGGCTTGCCGACTACCTGACCGCCGCCGGCAAGAAATACGGCCACCACATCTTCCTTATCTCCGATGAACCCTACCGGGAGATCTCCTTCGGCGGGGTGGAGGTGCCCTACCCGGCCAAGTTCTACGCCGACACGCTGACCTGCTACTCCTTCTCCAAGAGCCTGAGCGTGCCGGGCGAGCGCATCGGCTATGTGGCGGTGAACCCCCACGCTGAGGACGCCGCCTATATTGTGCCCATGTGCGGGCAGATTTCCCGCGGCACCGGCCACAACTGCCCGTCGGGGCTGTTCCAGTGGGCGGTGGGCCGCTGCATCGACCTGACCAGCGACCTGAAAGTCTACGAGACCAACATGAACCTGATCTACGACGAGCTGAAGAAGCTGGGCTTCACGGTGAACAAGCCGGACGGCACCTTCTACATCTTCCCCAAAGCCCTGGAAGAGGACGCCAACGCCTTCTGCCGCAAGGCGATGGCCTACGACCTGGCGCTGGTACCGGGTGACACCTTCGGGTGCCCGGGGTATTTCCGGATGGCCTACTGCATCGGCACCGACAAGGTGCGCCGCAGCTTTGCGGCGCTGGAAAAATTCGTGCACGAGGTGTACGGGGTAGAAATTTAA
- a CDS encoding HAD family hydrolase — protein sequence MYTTVLFDLDGTLLNTIDDLADSANRVCAAHGWPTYDVAQYRYFVGNGIPKLVERFSPESERTPEKLAATLKEFDIQYGAHKFDKTAPYPGMPELLARLHEKGIRMAVYSNKADEFAGDVVARYFDRRLFEVIRGARPGVPTKPAPEGTRALMEHLGVDPASGKVLYVGDSNVDVATAHNAGLPCCGVLWGFRTREELQEAGAEYLAATAADLEKVILG from the coding sequence ATGTATACAACCGTATTGTTTGATCTGGACGGCACCTTGCTGAACACCATCGACGACCTGGCGGATTCCGCCAACCGGGTGTGCGCGGCCCACGGCTGGCCCACCTACGATGTGGCGCAGTACCGTTATTTTGTGGGCAACGGCATCCCCAAGCTGGTGGAGCGGTTCAGCCCGGAATCGGAGCGCACGCCGGAAAAGCTGGCCGCCACGCTGAAAGAGTTTGACATCCAGTACGGCGCCCACAAATTCGACAAGACGGCGCCCTACCCGGGCATGCCGGAACTGCTGGCCCGGCTGCACGAGAAAGGCATCCGGATGGCGGTATACTCCAACAAGGCCGACGAATTCGCCGGGGACGTGGTGGCGCGGTACTTTGACCGCCGCCTTTTTGAGGTCATCCGGGGCGCGCGGCCGGGGGTTCCCACCAAGCCCGCGCCGGAAGGCACCCGGGCGCTGATGGAACATCTGGGCGTGGACCCGGCTTCCGGGAAAGTGCTCTACGTGGGGGACAGCAACGTGGATGTTGCCACCGCCCACAACGCGGGGCTGCCCTGCTGCGGCGTGCTGTGGGGGTTCCGCACCCGGGAGGAACTGCAGGAGGCGGGCGCCGAATACCTGGCCGCCACCGCCGCCGACCTGGAGAAGGTTATTCTGGGGTAA
- a CDS encoding undecaprenyl-diphosphate phosphatase — MELAFDLLRSVVYGVIEGITEWLPISSTGHMILAEQLLKFSFDEEFMSMFRVVIQLGAILAVVVLYFKKLWPFCADNGRDSGFSKHLRWPVVRLWLKIIVACLPAAVLGFLLDDWLDAHLYNSIVVAIMLIVYGVAFILIERRPRVPSTTKLSRITYKQAVLVGAWQVLAMIPGTSRSGATIVGGLLCGMSRPCASQFTFFLAIPVMAGASGLKVVKYLAGGSSFTLPEVLALVVGCVVAFVVSMAAIRFLMNYVKKHTFTAFGWYRIALGIVVLAIWGIQTFVLA, encoded by the coding sequence ATGGAATTAGCGTTTGATCTGTTGCGGTCGGTCGTTTACGGTGTCATCGAGGGCATCACCGAATGGCTGCCCATCTCCAGCACCGGCCACATGATCCTGGCCGAGCAGCTGCTCAAGTTCAGCTTCGACGAGGAGTTCATGTCCATGTTCCGCGTCGTCATCCAGCTGGGCGCCATCCTGGCCGTGGTGGTATTGTATTTCAAGAAGCTGTGGCCCTTCTGCGCCGACAACGGCCGGGATTCCGGATTCTCCAAGCATCTGCGCTGGCCGGTGGTGCGGCTGTGGCTGAAAATCATCGTGGCCTGCCTGCCCGCCGCCGTGCTGGGCTTTTTGCTGGACGACTGGCTGGACGCACACCTGTATAACAGCATCGTGGTCGCCATCATGCTCATCGTCTACGGCGTGGCGTTCATCCTCATCGAGCGCCGGCCCCGGGTGCCTTCCACCACCAAGCTCAGCCGCATCACCTACAAGCAGGCCGTGCTGGTGGGTGCCTGGCAGGTGCTGGCCATGATCCCCGGTACTTCCCGCAGCGGCGCCACCATCGTGGGCGGCCTGCTCTGCGGTATGAGCCGCCCCTGCGCGTCCCAGTTCACCTTCTTCCTGGCCATCCCCGTCATGGCGGGCGCTTCCGGCCTCAAAGTGGTCAAATACCTGGCGGGCGGAAGCAGCTTCACCCTGCCGGAAGTCCTGGCTCTGGTGGTGGGCTGCGTGGTGGCCTTCGTGGTGTCCATGGCCGCGATCCGGTTCCTCATGAATTATGTGAAGAAACATACCTTCACCGCCTTCGGCTGGTACCGTATCGCCCTGGGCATCGTCGTCCTGGCCATCTGGGGCATCCAGACCTTTGTCCTGGCTTGA